From the Hordeum vulgare subsp. vulgare chromosome 1H, MorexV3_pseudomolecules_assembly, whole genome shotgun sequence genome, the window TTGTGTCATAGCTTGTTTCAGTTATTGTCATTGTAACACTCTAGAATGAGGCAAAGGTTTTGCCTCCACTTTGAAAAAACAGCTTTGCTAAAAGTCAGTTGACTGAGACTTCGATACTATAGTCCGTTGATTTTGCATTAAGATTCATGCAAATAATTTTTTCtcagtttttttctttttgcatACTATATTACTTGACTTAGACTTCACAACCTAGACACTCCCTTGAAAAAATTCCACCTGTCAAAACATTACCTGACCTTAGCGTGTCTCTAAATGTGATGCGTGGGTAGTTAAATAATAGGAACCGACGAAGTGCCATTGCCACTAATCCAAAGGTCGTTGGCTTAATGAAATCGAGCAATTGATCTGTTTATCCCTTTATACTTTCTCTCTATAACATGTGAACACGTCTATTTTTTGGCGAGCAAGGACGCAGTAGGCATGAACCCGTCGGTGAGTACAGTCGTTTCTGATATGATCAGAACGTGGGACACGCAGCCGAGCTCAACAAACGTTATCATGGGCATGCCGTCCACCCAGCCTGCTTTTTCTATGGGTTGTGACTTGTGACACTTGCAGTTTCAGAGCTAATGCATGTGGCTTTGTTGTGCTAGTACTTGAGTTGCTTTCGGCGTGACCATTATGTCAGTTCACCATTAATTTGTAGTAGTGCGTGGACCCATTAATTTCCGTTCCATCATCATCATGTTTTCCATAAACGCACACTTGTACTGCACTACCCAATGCCATTTGGCCCGTAGGTGCCTGGACTCTCTTGACCGAACGTCCATAAATAACACCAATCTCACCCCCTAACACCCACACCATCCAAAACCATCTTTGCACAAGCCACTAGCTCACTAGTCACTACTCACTACTACCAGCCGATCTACATTTCTTCGTCAGAGTTCCAGAGACGCCATGAAGTACTTGGGGCAGCTGGTGGTGGCACTCCTGGCCTTCTCGGCGGTGGTGCTGATGATGGCGCCGGCCGGAGCCGAGGCAGCGACCTGCAACGCGCTGCAGCTCACCCCGTGCGCGGGGGCTATCATCGGGAACGCGGCGCCCACGGCGTCGTGCTGCAGCAAGATGAGGGAGCAGAGGCCGTGCATGTGCCAGTACGCGCGCGACCCCAACCTGAAGCAGTACGTCAACTCCCCCAACGGCAAGAAGGTCCTGGCCGCCTGCAAGGTGCCCGTGCCATCCTGTTAAATCGACGCATATGGTCAGAGATGAGAGAGCAgagctggtggcctccctctctggACGCTGCATGTGTTGATGTGTGAGTGTGTTCGGTTGCCGTGTGTGTAGCTACCCCGACGTATCTGTATCTGAAATTCTGAATAAATGCAGTAATAATGATGTGTGTTGTTTGTTTAAGGTGTCAtcgtgttttttttttttttttggttccTCTCGGATGGTGCTAATGTGAGAAGATGAGGAACCACGATTTCTGAAAGCCTCGGGCTAAACCTAAGCATTTATAAAAACGCCAAATACCACTAATGGAAaacggggctttagtcccggttcgtaaggacctttagtcccggttattcaatcgacgctactacatatagCAATGAAGGAAAGAAGTGACTTCTTTCTTCATGTTTGGTCGAACATTAGTATAAATTATGGAAGAACAATATCCAACATCAGTACAAATTAGATCGATGCAAGAGGCCAGGTTAAATTAGAGGAAAATACGATGTTGCGATTCACAACATCgtattttcctctaattcaacCTGGCCTCTTGCATCCATCTAATTTGTAAACATCGTATTTTCCTTTAATTTAACCTGGCCTCTTGCATCCATCTAATTTTATTAGTATACATCATATAAAAACTCATCATCATGTTATGAACTCCTCGTCATTCTAGTTGTTATCACACTAGATAGTTAAACAACTCTTCATCATTGTAGATAAaataacataaaaaaatgaactcctcatcattctagttattattatactAGCAAGTACCAAGTTATCACAAGTTAGAAACACTAACTATTGTTCTCTcctaggtaaaatagcataaaaaaggGGAACTCCTTCATCTTCACATTGAAGAATACAAATCAACCTATCTCCAACTTGTAGCATGCACAAGTTATCGTCTCCAAGTGGTTGCGTGGATGCTTTTACCGCATTGCTTCATCCTTTGATTTTCAAGGTATCTTCACTTCGAGATATTCTATATTTA encodes:
- the LOC123418229 gene encoding non-specific lipid-transfer protein 2-like, whose product is MKYLGQLVVALLAFSAVVLMMAPAGAEAATCNALQLTPCAGAIIGNAAPTASCCSKMREQRPCMCQYARDPNLKQYVNSPNGKKVLAACKVPVPSC